One window of the Pedobacter ginsengisoli genome contains the following:
- a CDS encoding acyltransferase family protein produces the protein MNQPQRFLSLDVFRGMTVCFMIIVNTPGRGAESFAMLNHAAWHGFTPTDLVFPSFLFAVGNAMSFSMKKFAQMENSAVLAKIFKRTLLIFLIGYLMYWFPFFSYNEGGGISFSPIANTRILGVLQRIALCYGIASLLIHYLSARSVIIISVLFLIGYWGALLLFGDATDPFSMTGNAGQYLDLYVLGDNHMYHGEGIAFDPEGILSTIPSCVNVIIGYFAGKFIQEKGKGFETISKLLLVGGC, from the coding sequence ATGAACCAACCACAACGTTTTTTATCACTCGATGTATTTCGGGGTATGACTGTCTGCTTCATGATCATCGTGAACACACCAGGTCGAGGAGCTGAATCTTTTGCTATGCTGAATCATGCAGCATGGCATGGTTTTACACCAACAGACCTTGTATTCCCATCTTTCTTATTTGCTGTAGGAAATGCCATGAGTTTCTCCATGAAAAAATTTGCTCAAATGGAAAATTCAGCTGTACTGGCAAAAATATTTAAACGTACTCTGCTTATATTTCTTATTGGGTATTTAATGTATTGGTTTCCTTTTTTTAGTTATAATGAAGGTGGGGGTATTAGTTTTTCACCAATAGCAAATACCCGTATTTTAGGTGTACTGCAGCGGATAGCACTTTGCTATGGAATTGCTTCATTGCTAATTCATTATCTAAGTGCCAGAAGTGTAATAATTATCAGCGTATTGTTTCTGATTGGATATTGGGGTGCCTTGTTGTTATTTGGAGATGCAACAGATCCTTTTAGCATGACAGGCAATGCCGGTCAATACCTGGATTTATATGTGTTGGGAGATAATCATATGTATCATGGCGAGGGCATAGCTTTTGATCCTGAAGGAATATTGAGTACTATACCTTCGTGTGTAAACGTAATAATTGGATATTTTGCAGGTAAATTCATACAAGAAAAAGGAAAGGGATTTGAAACAATTTCAAAACTATTACTTGTTGGGGGCTGTTAA